The DNA region AGGACCTAATACAGACCAcgcagttttaaaaaaattcacttgGGAACCCATCTGGGCCTGGTGATTTATTGGACGGCATTGCAAATATTACATCACGAATCTCCTCTGCAGTGACATCGGCCTCCAAAGCACTGCAATCATCCTCAGTACATCTAAATCTGAGCAGATCCTTCAATTCATCAGTAGAAGTACCACAATAATCCTCTGGAGATCTATTTAAGAATTCAGAGAAGAACTGAACCGCTTCCACTTTGATATCTTCATGCTTCGTAACCTTACTGCCATTACCACACCTTATCTCTCTGATAGTATTCTGAGCTTGCCTAGTCTTTATTGCATTGTGAAACGTCTTGTTATTATTATCTCCCACCTCAAGCCAGTGTAGCTTTGCTCTCTGGTTAAGAAGATCTTCTTCAAGCCCAGCTATATGAAGCCATCTTTCATAAGCTACTGCTTCCTCCTGAATAGAACTAGAACTTGGATCCAATAAGGTCACCTTCTGCTTCTCACACAGTAACTCATGCGCTTCCTTAGCTTTCCTAGAAAGATTTCCCAACTTCTCATGTCCTAACTCACGAATGCTAGGCTTCAGATTCTTGAGTTTCTTCGCAAACCGGAACATAGCAGATGTAGAATGGAAAAGACTAGGAGAAACCTCCCAATACTCCTTTACCATAGGCAGAAAAGCTTCCAATTTACCCAAAGCATTGACATATTTGAACGGTCTTCTAATTTTCTCAACTGGAGGCAAGAACTGAATCTTACAACGAAGGTGGTCAGAGCACCCCCCAGCCTCAAAAACCGAATAAGCTCCATGAAGAATCTGCATTGCTGAATCATTCCAGAGAACTCTATCAAGTTTTTTGCAGATTATACCCTCCTCCCTCTTATTGCACCAAGTATACTTCGGCCCTTGATAGCCCATATCAGAGAGATTACACCGCAAAGCCATTCTTTGGAAATCTCTCATTCCACAAGAAATTGTACCAAAAATCTTCAAATCTTGAGCTTTCTTCCCCTaccaaaatttcattaaaatcaccTACAATCACCCAAGCCTTATTGCAGAACATAGCAGTGTCTTGGTGATTACATAAGTCATCCCATAACTCTTTCCTCCCTTCCACCGAATTATGCGCATACACAGTAGtgtaaaaaaacatttcttgATCCTGCAACTCAAGTGAACAGGTGATGAGCTGATCAGTTTTATATACAGGAGTTACTCTCACATCATCCTTCCAAACAAGCCAAATTCTTCCACCATCACTATACTCATAATTGGTCATCACATTCCAACCTCTAAACAcctttttgaaaatgttttccGCCTTACTCTCCTTGACTCTAGTCTCCAATATACTACCAAAACTCATATTGTTTCCCTTGACCCATTCTTCTACAACGGAATGCTTTAAATTTTGTTGAAACCCCTAACATTCCAGAAGAAACTCGCCATCAGATTAGTATTTACGTCGAACCGGCCTAGAACTCTTTCCTGGATTTTCATCCAGAGTTTTTGGCTTCCGACCTCTTCTCTTTCCCACCTTTGTCTCCGCAAGAACTTGCTGCTCTATTACATTGTCTTCAGAACCATCATCCTCATAAAGTTCTTTATCTTCATTAACTTCCTGCACTTCAACCTTCGAACCTTGTTTATTATCTTCCCCTAATACCTCACCTTCCTCAATATCTTCTACACTCAGAACCGAAAACTTTGACGCCGAGACTACGACATCTGATTCTTGCGCAACATTCGAAATGGATCTTCCAACTTTTGCTGGTGATACATTTGTCCATCCCTTAATATCACTGCTTACAACAATATCATGCTCCTTTTGCTTACCCACACACTCTTCATTAACCAAACCTCCAGCGATATATATAGCACTTCTTCTTTCTTGAATACTCTTCACATTACTGATTGCATCCCTGCTTCCCAAACCTTCCTCCTTATCTTCCACTACTACCGCTATACTATGTGGAGTCCCTTTCTCCTCTTCACCAGCTTTTTCCTTCTGGATTGGAGAATTTACATTActgcttctcttctccttccttTTACAGACTCCCTCATTATGCCCCCATTTGTCACAAGCTTTACATCTTGCAGGTAGCCATGGATAGAAAAACTTAATTGTAAAGCTTTTCCCATTTTTTGTAAAAGTGATCTCCTTAAGAAGCACTTTGGATATATCCACTTTTACAAAAATCTTTGCCTCATCCAGTTTTGTACAAGCAATGGTGTCCTGGTGCGGTTTGACTGGAAGTCCAACAACACTAGTAATGAAACTCAAGCCTTCCCATGTGTACATATGAAGCGGAACCTTCTCCAAATGCACCCACATAGGTATTGCTTCCTCCTCTTGTTCATGTTCCTCAGCCTTCGGAGACCATTTTGAAACAATCATCGGCACACCCACCACATTCCACATACCCCTTCTCAGAATCTTATCCCTTGATTTCAAACTCGAAACCTTGAATCTCATGGTGGTCGCATTCACTTCGTACACCTCGATTTTTGTCGAAGGATCCCCATATTTCCATATTTTGTTAAGGACCATATGAACTTTAGCAACATGTGGAACCTGATCCAAAAAATTCCCCACAATGAAGTCGTCCCAAAGCGGAGTAGAGTTATCAATGATCCCATCCCATCTGGAATCTCAACTGTGTGAATCCCTTCCTTCTGTAAAACTTCAACCTCATACTTCCTCAGCTGCTTCTTATCCTGCGCCGCCTTAACCCAGCTCTGGTCCTGTTTTCCCAAATCCGCCTTCAAACCTTGCTTCAACCCATCGATCGGACTCTCCTCGTGATTTAGATCAACCCCCGGAGGATCCGTAGTGTCCGGCAGAGTAGCCAGATTCATCGCGAACCCCCTTCGAACTCAGATCGGAAATCGCCAAGTTTGTCGCCAAAATCGCCTTTAGATGAAACGGAGCGTTTTTCAGCTTCTCTAATATAGTAATTCATTggtaaaatataaatcaataccATCAatatattacaatttaaaatatattcttatatactagaaatatttagtaaatagtgAGAATCTGGAGGGATATTCTTAAAGTTGTTACATATTTGTTAAGTTTCTATAAACTCTGTTAAAACAATATTGTAGTTTTAATATTAAAGTTTCAATCTAGATTTTCTcagatttattttcaaaatattagatttgctccaatttatttataagatattttcaaaatataaacaCTTGTTAGAATTTTGGCACAAAATATGTCATTTATAAATACTTTCAAAATCTGGATTTGCTCCCATTTATTTTCCAACTAAACTAAATATGCTTAAATTAGaatattgaattttttcttttttagtttatatatttatacataaaatattagatatttagatttattgaattatgaaaatataattttaaataatatttaattctaATTTACATATACTAAAGTTCAGTActacataatattttatgaaatgagGCAAATATTAAAAGTAGTGTTTTTAAGTACTACTTTGTAATGCTTTAAAATTTTCTCTCTCATAATACCAAGCCCTTCCGCGTAATTTCATTTACTACTTTGTAATctcttaataatatataaataagtacATATACCTTTTGTAttaaatgaagaaaaatattttttatagtaaTTGTTACATAAGGAAAACATGCTTGTTACTAAATATTTCAGTTGCCAATTCTTCCTGAATATAACTACATTAACTATGTTTTAGATTAACGAAAAAATCATGTTTGttactaaattaatattttatttaaatgcaGTAGCAAGTTTGTTGCTAAATATCAACTAACAAAATATCAGGGAACTgtgaaaaaaccaaaaaaaaaatatttaatcaaaagcATAGCCTAAAAATAAACCAGTGACAATATATTGTAAATACTGTTGAAATAGGAAGATGCCTAAAAAAAATAGCCTTATGTTTTAATAGTGTAGATGTTCGTTATCGACGAAATAATTGCGAAAGCTGAAGATAATGCCAATCAGTGGATGCAGctacaatataaattattttcaggAGTGCCTCTGTTGGGTGTTATGGAATGTAAAAGAGTTATCCTGCACAAGTATGGGAGCTTTCTCCAAGTTGTATTGGAGGTTGATAAGAACATAAATAGCTAGTCTTTGAAGAGCGTGCATGAGATTATATCATCATATTAAAGTTTagattgttttaaatattataatcttTTAGACATTCTTTGTCAAGTGAATTTGacacatatttttctaaaatcattttcATCAAATAATTATAACATGACATGCTACAATAATAACATGGTTTATGGTTAAATATGatatgaataattatatttaatgcttatttatatttttggtaaactttttagtcACTATCATTAAagtaaatctattaaaatatgacattaaataatatgataataaaatataattatattttataaatttgaagtattatttatttctgtatttaaaataattatacaatttattactacgatgattttcaaaatattttgcaatttgttaaaaatttaattttaaatcgtaatattattatttttttaagtatctacaaattttataaatactgtttatttttactttttcataattaaaaaaattatatcaattttattaattttttacataagttgatttatatattttatccacaagaaatagataaaaactatctaaaattataattttaatatatatatatatatatatatatatatgtatatatgtattcttaaatataatttaaataaacaaaattatttatttatcttaattttatgttcaactaaaatattaatataaaataataattattttttaaatttaatttaaatttaatttttttactgcatatagtataaaaaaacacctaatagatatataaattagatGTTTGCTTTTATTCTTTGATTGATACATATAACAATTATCTGAAGTTGAAAACTTTCTAAGATACGATACCATCATGCGGACATGAAATTGTAATAGCAAATCTTTATAGATAAATCTTTaagaattcaaaatatattttttttaccaaaagaaCATATAAGCaagataatattaaaaatagagtttactaaaaaaaaaaacttttttcaattcaacaaaaaatatatatataaatagagttTATGAATGTAATAGCGAATCTTTATAGATAActctgtaaatatataaatacaaataaatatttaaataaaaattaaaaataaaaataaactttattcaattcaaaaaaaaaattaaaagagaattcaaaattttcatttctagtttcaaaattttttatttcaaaatctgAAATTAGTTTCTAAAAATtctttttagattattattttaaatcttaattatatatttttgtaaaatcttAAACGCTCAACTCTTCTTAAATCTAAATGAGTTAACCCtataaatataagtattttatactttaatttaaatatattttggtcattttgacACCTtctctatatattatatttgtaattttttttgctttatatCCAGGTATTTCTCTACTTTATTTAACCaactagatatgagcccgttgtGTTGCAacgggttttgtttgatgtttaatttataaaaacataaaataataattattttattataattttatgaatgattTGCATATattgtgtgagatttattttataattaaaaaattattttatttttaataattatatattttcttatatgtaCAAACACATATTTATCATATTCACAAATACTCATGTACGACGACAacctcataattaaaaaaaattatgttagcATCATACGatgtaataatgataatatatgataatatttgtatttttaaaaaattctagataagaaagatttataaaatataatattttccatttttaaatcttaaaaaaaatttagaaacttattaaaaggaaaattaccttttcaaaattaattttagacaataactataattattttaaggaaattactatcaaataattttttgatatctatcaaataattttagACAATAACTTTGAtatctatcaaataattttagacaataattttgatatctatcaaataattttagacaataactataattattttaaaggaaaattactatcaaataaaggaaaattactatcaaaggaaaattactatcaaataattttttgctTAGGATTGTGAAAATGGAGAATTActatcaaattataataattttaaaggaaaattactatcaaattactttttttaaaatccatttttatcttagtatatatataattttgatcatcatatattttaacatatgtaacaatattaaaaggaaaattactatcaaataatattttgtaattatttttttgtttaggattcaaaaaaagaaaaaaatactattagataatagttataattatttttaacaaaaattatttttgttattatcttagtatataacTTTTAACTATGAGCTAGATtcacacatgtcacaatcttaaatttatatttttatgtgtcgcgaaacatattaattacaaatatttgaataaatgaaaattagcATTAATGAGCCTTTTacatttttggtttaataataatttttttaaatcgtttttaagtgacaatttttttgtttatgaccttttaaattatgatttgaataaagaaaaattagcattatttaatatttctttacagttgttttttatttctttcatagttattttttactttttatttacttttacttttttttaaatcgtttttatatgtaaataatttttttggtttaatctttaaaaaagataagattgattgtatttacttatatgtattttaacacatgtcacaatcttaaaattataattgtcatgtgtcgcgatcgtgttaattagtaactttaaagaaccaagctttatataataagatattatttttttaataatgaaagAGCATGAAGAAAGAATCGAAGAAGATGCGTGCGATTTGATCCGTATTTATGATCAAGGACCTCGTCAATCTAAGAAACACCAAAACAAACCCCaaaccttttttattttcttctcctCTCGTTGCTTTGCTTCCTTGTCTTGTCTCGGTGGGTGCTTAGGAATCGACGCCATCCCATGGAGGTTGAAGAAGAAGTGAGACGGATCGTTGAGCAGGTTAAGGAGCTAAACGACTCCGCCACCTCCTTCGTCTCTTCCTCTTCCCACGAAGAGCTCTCCCTCCGCCAGAGATCCTCCCTCGTCGACGCATCAATCACCCGCCTACACTCCACCCTTGTCTCCGACAAACATCATCATGATCCCAAGCTTCTCGACAAGGCATCCCCTtttcatctctctttctctctcgaatcttattaaaaaaaagatctcATCTTTTTAATGCTGCTGCAGCTAGAAGAGGATCTGCAACGGGCTAGATGCATGCTTGCAGATGGAGACACTTCCTCCTTTCTTCCCTCCAAACCTCAAGGTTTCTTTATCTCGAACCCAACCCCAGATTCAAGTTTTGATTTTTGACCCATCATTGTGTTATGATGATTGAAAAAGCAGGACGGTTTGTGAGAATGTTCTTAGGACCAGTCAATGTCCGAGCCTCGAGGAAAGATATACAGCTTAAAGTCAAAGAAGAATACAATAGCTACAGAGTTTAGTATTATTGCCTTTTAATATCTTCTTCATTTGCGGAGTATTATCTAATCTGTCAAGTAATGTGAgagatctttctttcttttgaaaaaCAGGATAGAACAGCTCTTCTCTTTCTTGTTTTCCCTGCTATACTTTTGACCCTAAGATCTTATGTCTGGGAGGGATGTCTGCCTGCTTTCCCTGTTCAGCTCTATCAGGCTTGGCTTCTGTTCCTTTATGCTGGTTTGGCTATGCGAGAGAATATATTGAGAGCCAATGGGAGCGATATCCGTTCATGGTACTCTAATCTCATCCCTTCATACTTGTGCTTCCTTGTTATGATTCTTTGAGTTTCTGTTTCAGTGTTGTAACTTTCAAATTTGAACTATTGTTGGTTGATGCTTTTATTACATATGGAATGCTTATTCTTGTGTTAAGTAGTGATTGAATCTCTATATCTCTTAGAGAATAATGATTTGAAGTGAATTTATCGCGTGAGACTCTGGTGATCTTATCAACATATCCCCTCCGTGGATTGGAGATGACTTATACCTCTTGGCTGATATGCTTCTGCAGGTGGCTTTATCATCATTATTGTGCCATGGCTATGGCCCTTGTCAGTCTCACATGGGAGATCAAAGGTCAACCAAATTGCGTTCAGAAGCAGGTAGTAGTCACAATCATGTGTGCTGACTAAAATGTGATGGACCATTCTAAAATCTAAATCCCTTTCAGAAAGGAGTCCGTCTTTTCCTCCAATGGGCTATGATGCAAGGTGTTGCGATGCTTCTGCAGAACAGATATCAGCGCCAAAGACTATACACTCGCATTGCACTAGGAAAGGTGCCCATAACTATTTACATTTTTTCCTCTAGTCCAAATCCTCTCTGCCCTTACGAAATGGCTGTAAACAATGGCATTGTTGTTGGTCACTTTCAGGCTAAGAGGATGGACGTTGTATGGGGAGAAACGGCTGGAGTAGACGGGCAACTATTGTTGTTATGTCCGATTTTGTTCACTCTACAGGTAACAATTTTTACTTTTGTACCGCAATAAATTTCCAAGAAGGTTATGTTAAAGCATGCACCATAATGCTTGTGTGGTTAGATAGTGGCTTCTAGATACTGTTCATGGCTTCCATGGTCTAAACAATGGAAGATCTTTTCTCACTCACGACACTCCAAAGGTCTTTTATGGTATTGTTTATAACATTATATGTGCTATACTTTGGCAAACTCAGGGCTTTGAAGCATATGTTGGACTGCAGTTACTCAGGACAGCACTAACTGGGGTAGTCGGCGAATGGCAGGTATTTAGACTCTCTCTTTCGGCAGCTTTTGTGCATTATCGCCACTGGTCAATAAACAGCgtgacaaagaaaa from Raphanus sativus cultivar WK10039 chromosome 8, ASM80110v3, whole genome shotgun sequence includes:
- the LOC108820129 gene encoding uncharacterized protein LOC108820129: MNLATLPDTTDPPGVDLNHEESPIDGLKQGLKADLGKQDQSWVKAAQDKKQLRKYEVEVLQKEGIHTVPHVAKVHMVLNKIWKYGDPSTKIEVYEVNATTMRFKVSSLKSRDKILRRGMWNVVGVPMIVSKWSPKAEEHEQEEEAIPMWVHLEKVPLHMYTWEGLSFITSVVGLPVKPHQDTIACTKLDEAKIFVKVDISKVLLKEITFTKNGKSFTIKFFYPWLPARCKACDKWGHNEGVCKRKEKRSSNVNSPIQKEKAGEEEKGTPHSIAVVVEDKEEGLGSRDAISNVKSIQERRSAIYIAGGLVNEECVGKQKEHDIVVSSDIKGWTNVSPAKVGRSISNVAQESDVVVSASKFSVLSVEDIEEGEVLGEDNKQGSKVEVQEVNEDKELYEDDGSEDNVIEQQVLAETKVGKRRGRKPKTLDENPGKSSRPGFQQNLKHSVVEEWVKGNNMSFGSILETRVKESKAENIFKKVFRGWNVMTNYEYSDGGRIWLVWKDDVRVTPGKKAQDLKIFGTISCGMRDFQRMALRCNLSDMGYQGPKYTWCNKREEGIICKKLDRVLWNDSAMQILHGAYSVFEAGGCSDHLRCKIQFLPPVEKIRRPFKYVNALGKLEAFLPMVKEYWEVSPSLFHSTSAMFRFAKKLKNLKPSIRELGHEKLGNLSRKAKEAHELLCEKQKVTLLDPSSSSIQEEAVAYERWLHIAGLEEDLLNQRAKLHWLEVGDNNNKTFHNAIKTRQAQNTIREIRCGNGSKVTKHEDIKVEAVQFFSEFLNRSPEDYCGTSTDELKDLLRFRCTEDDCSALEADVTAEEIRPDFVVAVQSVFRYGFLPKGINSTILALVPKKMDSLEMRDFRPIACCNVLYKVISKIIANRLRLILPRLVSENQTAFIKGRLLLENVLLASELVKDYHKEAVSARCVMKIIDISKAFDSVQWEFVLRSLEAIGAPARFIHWIKLCISTSSFSVQVNGELAGYFQSKRGLRQGCSLSPYLFVLCMNVLSHKIDKAAQDRKFNFHPCCKALSLTHLCFADDLMIFVEGTKASVEGVLSVFESFKSWSGLSISIEKSTVYMAGVEDDEKGRILMNFPFAEGILPVRYLGLPLMTKSMRRQDYMPLIEKVRAVFRLPSKCLKEIESICTSFLWSGPQLKAGGDSLWGKWSNIYLLKKKSFSEINSNTQSGSWMWRKMLKLRDVAKRFFKKEIGNGRHISFWYDNWSELGIISDLLGDRGMMGLGIRKNATLEEAACGVRSRRTHRNDDLNRVEEVLAEAKLKLCCDKEDLSLWRKQIVNFRQNIFMESGRGYYVCSL
- the LOC108819144 gene encoding uncharacterized protein LOC108819144 — protein: MEVEEEVRRIVEQVKELNDSATSFVSSSSHEELSLRQRSSLVDASITRLHSTLVSDKHHHDPKLLDKLEEDLQRARCMLADGDTSSFLPSKPQGRFVRMFLGPVNVRASRKDIQLKVKEEYNSYRDRTALLFLVFPAILLTLRSYVWEGCLPAFPVQLYQAWLLFLYAGLAMRENILRANGSDIRSWWLYHHYCAMAMALVSLTWEIKGQPNCVQKQKGVRLFLQWAMMQGVAMLLQNRYQRQRLYTRIALGKAKRMDVVWGETAGVDGQLLLLCPILFTLQGFEAYVGLQLLRTALTGVVGEWQVLICGILLVVMAIGNFINTVETLMVKSRFKAKMKRSKSRAELD